TCTAATAGATTAGATCTATTAGAAATGCGATTGCCAAAATGAGAGCCTGAACAGAAGCCCCGCACACTGTTAGTTCTGACCTACAACTCCATTACCGTATCAGTAAACACTAACTTCTCGATATTACTCAGCACATTAATGCCATCCCGGTTATCTAGCTGATCGGTTACCTTCGTTTCGCCATTGCTGGCCCTATCCACCGAATACTGCGATGAGTTGCCTGAGAAGATCACCCTGTTTTCCCCTGAGTTCCCGGTTATCCGGTTGTCATACTGATTCACAATAACATTCGATGCGTTACTTCCCGTCAGTGTCACATCTTTTAGATACTGTGAATGGTTGGTATAAGACTTTGCTGAATCATATTTCAGACTAAAGTCACCGCTAAAACTTTCGTCAATTCTGGCGTTATAGGTCAGATAAGGATGGAAAAACTTATTGTTCATCAACTCTGCGCCCTCAGGATCTTCAGATGAGATCTCTGAACGTGTTTTGGCAATATAAACTCCCCACATACCGTGAGTGCTGCTCTCTGTCCAGGCTCCCCATAGCCCGTAATAGGAGTCGATAACCGACGCCAGGTACTCCTGAGAAAGACTGTTTTCTGCCGTCAGCTCCTGAATCCAGCTCCGGTTTTCATCTCCCATTCCCCAAAGGTTACCGGCCAGCGCCGTTACCTGAGCACTTCTGATTTCCGCCTGATAAGCAGGCAGAGCACCATCTGAGCCTCCCTGATCAATACCAATACCGGTATCATGAACCAAATGCAGGATTTCTTCGAATGAGGCGTCCCTGTGTTCGTAATTCTGGTTGATATACCAGCTACCGCCCTCTACCTGAATCTCATCATGATACAGTGGCTGGCCTTCCAGCTCTGCAGCTGAGTTACTTCCGTCATCGCAGCCATTAAGCAGCAATAGTTTTGCCCCGTTTTCAGTCATTTTATTGGCAACGGCAGACTTATCCGCGCCGTAGGTTGAACCCGGATAATTAGTCAGATAATGCTCCAGTATTAAGCGGGCCCGGACTATCTGATTATCGGTCAACCCGTCCTGAGCAATGATATGAATCGCCTGACCATTTGGAGCGGTCACTTTGGTGTAACGGTTAAATTTCAGGTTACTACTGTAGGTTTGGGCAAGGTCATCAGGCACAGCTTCAATACCCAGCGCCAGTGTCTCCGAAGAAAGATTTGTCGCAGCCTGAGTATTGGAATTATTGCTGCTTACTGAAGAACCTGAATTGCATCCGGTGACGCCAGCAGCAGCGGCTAATGTGATGATTGAGAGAATATTAGATCTTTTCACTGCAAAACTCTTCTTAATTGAATTCAGAGTTATTCTGACTGACTGAAAAAATCTTTGGGTAAGGTCATGTAAGCAACGCCCGCTGCTATGTAAGCAGATGTAAGCTGCCTATAATTTTAACCATAAGGTCAGTAACATAGTGGATATGGTTTGGCAGAGAAGAAGATACCCGTGGCAAAGGCACAGTTATTAATCGTAGAAGATGACCAGGAGATAGCCCGTCTCACAGCAATGTATCTCGAGGCAGAAGGTTACGATACGGTTATGGTTGAAGATGGCCTTCAGGCCATTCCGGCTATCCGGGAAAATGCGCCCGATCTGGTGATCCTAGACCTGATGCTGCCGGGCCTGAGCGGCAATGAAATTTGTAAGCAAGCCAGAGAGTTTTATCAAAAGCCCATTCTGGTTCTGACCGCATGCGCTGACGATATCAGCGAAGTAAGCTTGCTCAAACTGGGGGCGGATGACTACCTGACCAAACCGGTGAAACCACATATTATGGCAGCCAGAATTGAAGCCCTGCTCCGTCGCTCCACCAGTAACGTGCCTGATAACCGTTATCTTAGCGTGGGCAAAATACGCA
This genomic stretch from Vibrio sp. JC009 harbors:
- a CDS encoding response regulator transcription factor; amino-acid sequence: MAKAQLLIVEDDQEIARLTAMYLEAEGYDTVMVEDGLQAIPAIRENAPDLVILDLMLPGLSGNEICKQAREFYQKPILVLTACADDISEVSLLKLGADDYLTKPVKPHIMAARIEALLRRSTSNVPDNRYLSVGKIRIETKDKSVYFDNNELVLADAEYEMLLLLASNAGKVVSREDCCSSLRGISYDYNDRSVDMRISGLRKKLNDSKAPYKQILTVRNKGYMLVDG